The proteins below are encoded in one region of Hordeum vulgare subsp. vulgare chromosome 3H, MorexV3_pseudomolecules_assembly, whole genome shotgun sequence:
- the LOC123445690 gene encoding NADH dehydrogenase [ubiquinone] iron-sulfur protein 3 yields the protein MDNQSIFQYSWEILPKKWVHKMKRSEHGNRSYTNTDYPFPLLCFLKWHTYTRVQVSIDICGVDHPSRKRRFEVVHNLLSTRYNSRIRVQTSADEVTRISPVVSLFPSAGRWEREVWDMSGVSSINHPDLRRISTDYGFEGHPLRKDFPLSGYVEVRYDDPEKRVVSEPIEMTQEFRYFDFASPWEQRSDG from the coding sequence atgGATAACCAATCCATTTTCCAATATAGTTGGGAGATTTTACCCAAGAAATGGGTACATAAAATGAAAAGATCGGAACATGGGAATAGATCTTATACCAATACTGACTACCCATTTCCATTGTTGTGCTTTCTAAAATGGCATACCTATACAAGGGTTCAAGTTTCGATCGATATTTGCGGAGTGGATCATCCCTCTCGAAAACGCAGATTTGAAGTTGTCCATAATTTACTGAGTACTCGGTATAACTCACGCATTCGTGTACAAACAAGTGCAGACGAAGTAACACGAATATCTCCGGTAGTCAGTCTATTTCCATCAGCCGGCCGGTGGGAGCGAGAAGTATGGGATATGTCTGGTGTTTCTTCCATCAATCATCCGGATTTACGCCGTATATCAACAGATTATGGTTTCGAGGGTCATCCATTACGAAAAGACTTTCCTCTGAGTGGATATGTGGAAGTACGCTATGATGATCCAGAGAAACGTGTGGTTTCTGAACCCATTGAGATGACCCAAGAATTTCGCTATTTCGATTTTGCTAGTCCTTGGGAACAGCGTAGCGACGGATAA